The following proteins are co-located in the Sphingomonas panacis genome:
- a CDS encoding SUF system Fe-S cluster assembly regulator has protein sequence MRLSSLTDYAVVMLAAAARRCGGAARLNATLLAEETGLPLPTVQKLVSKLSAAGLIESARGTGGGFRLSRPPSAITLAEIVEAIEGPIALTACVEPSTHECAIEGDCRVKPHWNVVNGAVRGALANVSLASLSSPVPLAGAPVPVAVETLGDTPSPNPFRTREGDLVRNA, from the coding sequence ATGCGCCTTTCCAGCCTGACCGATTATGCCGTCGTGATGCTGGCGGCGGCTGCCCGCCGCTGCGGCGGGGCGGCGCGGCTCAACGCGACATTGCTCGCGGAGGAAACCGGGCTGCCGCTGCCGACCGTGCAGAAGCTGGTCAGCAAGCTCTCCGCCGCCGGGCTGATCGAAAGCGCGCGTGGCACTGGCGGCGGTTTCCGCCTTTCGCGCCCGCCGTCGGCGATCACGCTCGCCGAGATCGTCGAGGCAATCGAGGGGCCGATCGCGCTGACCGCGTGCGTCGAACCGAGCACGCATGAATGTGCGATCGAGGGCGACTGCCGAGTCAAGCCGCACTGGAACGTGGTCAATGGCGCGGTGCGCGGCGCGCTGGCGAACGTATCGCTGGCCAGCCTCTCTTCTCCCGTCCCGCTTGCGGGAGCGCCTGTTCCAGTCGCAGTCGAAACACTTGGGGACACACCCTCCCCTAACCCTTTCCGCACGCGGGAGGGGGATTTGGTGAGGAACGCATAA
- the sufB gene encoding Fe-S cluster assembly protein SufB — MATRNADAFAAANKTYEWGFSSDIEQDFAPKGLSEDTVRFISAKKNEPAWMLDWRLKAYRHWLTMPAPDWAKLDIPPIDYQDAYYYAEPKAKPKLGSLDEVDPEILRVYEKLGIPIEEQKLLAGVEGGTPPRRVAVDAVFDSVSVATTFRKELEAAGVIFRSISEAIREYPDLVRKWLGKIVPMHDNYFAALNCAVFSDGTFVYIPEGVRCPMELSTYFRINAENTGQFERTLIVADKGAYVSYLEGCTAPMRDENQLHAAVVELVALDDAEIKYSTVQNWYPGDAEGNGGIYNFVTKRALCQGARSKVSWTQVETGSAITWKYPSCVLNGENSVGEFYSVAVTNNRQQADTGTKMIHNGKGSRSTIVSKGISAGRSDNTYRGLVRVAAGAEGVRNFTQCDSLLLGSECGAHTVPYIEVRNPSAQIEHEATTSKISDDQLFYAMQRGLDQEAAVALIVNGFAKEVLQQLPMEFAVEAQKLLGISLEGSVG; from the coding sequence ATGGCCACCCGCAACGCAGACGCCTTCGCAGCGGCGAACAAGACCTACGAATGGGGTTTCAGCTCGGACATCGAGCAGGACTTCGCCCCCAAGGGGCTGAGCGAGGACACAGTCCGCTTCATCTCGGCCAAGAAGAACGAGCCGGCATGGATGCTCGACTGGCGGCTCAAGGCGTATCGCCACTGGCTGACCATGCCTGCGCCCGATTGGGCCAAGCTCGACATCCCGCCGATCGATTATCAGGATGCCTATTATTACGCCGAGCCGAAGGCCAAGCCCAAGCTCGGCTCGCTCGACGAGGTCGATCCCGAAATCCTGCGCGTTTACGAAAAGCTCGGCATCCCGATCGAGGAGCAGAAGCTGCTCGCGGGCGTGGAGGGCGGCACGCCGCCGCGCCGGGTCGCGGTGGATGCGGTGTTCGATTCGGTTTCGGTCGCCACCACCTTCCGCAAGGAGCTTGAGGCGGCGGGCGTGATCTTCCGCTCGATCAGCGAGGCGATCCGCGAATATCCCGATCTGGTGCGCAAGTGGCTCGGCAAGATCGTGCCGATGCACGACAATTACTTCGCGGCGCTGAACTGCGCGGTCTTTTCCGACGGGACGTTCGTGTACATTCCCGAGGGCGTGCGCTGCCCGATGGAGCTGAGCACGTATTTCCGCATCAATGCCGAGAATACCGGCCAGTTCGAACGCACGCTGATCGTCGCCGACAAGGGCGCGTATGTGTCGTACCTCGAAGGCTGCACCGCGCCGATGCGCGACGAGAACCAGTTGCATGCCGCCGTGGTCGAACTGGTCGCGCTCGACGATGCCGAGATCAAATATTCGACCGTGCAGAACTGGTATCCCGGCGACGCCGAGGGCAACGGCGGCATCTACAATTTCGTCACGAAGCGGGCTTTGTGCCAGGGCGCGCGCAGCAAGGTGAGTTGGACTCAGGTCGAGACCGGCAGCGCGATTACGTGGAAATATCCGTCGTGCGTGCTCAACGGCGAGAATTCGGTCGGCGAGTTTTACTCGGTGGCGGTGACGAACAACCGCCAGCAGGCCGACACCGGCACCAAGATGATCCACAACGGCAAGGGATCGCGTTCGACGATCGTGTCGAAGGGGATTTCTGCGGGCCGCTCGGACAACACCTATCGCGGGCTGGTGCGAGTCGCGGCGGGCGCCGAGGGCGTGCGCAACTTCACGCAATGCGATTCGCTGCTGCTCGGCAGCGAATGCGGCGCGCATACCGTGCCGTATATCGAGGTGCGCAACCCGTCGGCGCAGATCGAGCATGAGGCGACCACCTCGAAGATCAGCGACGACCAGTTGTTCTACGCGATGCAGCGCGGGCTGGATCAGGAGGCGGCGGTGGCGCTGATCGTCAACGGCTTCGCCAAAGAGGTGCTCCAGCAACTGCCGATGGAATTCGCGGTCGAAGCGCAGAAGCTGCTGGGGATTTCGCTTGAAGGGTCGGTGGGGTGA
- a CDS encoding endonuclease domain-containing protein: MSLTPQDDAKRLNTPPLQGRGRGWGLSANALAVLHGHAATMRRNPTEPETRLWARLSRSRLGGFKFRRQATIGHAIVDFLCPSQRLIVEVDGHTHADLNDDARRDTALAAQGYRVVRVSNEDVMRNIEGVLEQVLSALAEMPHPNPSPEGEGLEQEPEHAEN; this comes from the coding sequence GTGAGCCTGACCCCGCAAGATGATGCGAAGCGCCTGAACACCCCTCCCCTGCAGGGGAGGGGTCGGGGGTGGGGCCTCTCCGCGAACGCTCTGGCTGTTTTGCACGGCCACGCCGCCACGATGCGCCGCAATCCGACCGAACCCGAGACGCGGCTGTGGGCGCGTCTGTCGCGCTCGCGACTGGGCGGATTCAAGTTCCGCCGGCAGGCGACGATTGGCCATGCCATCGTCGATTTCTTGTGCCCGTCACAGCGCCTGATCGTCGAGGTCGACGGCCACACCCACGCCGACCTTAATGACGATGCCAGACGCGATACCGCGCTGGCGGCGCAGGGTTACCGCGTCGTGCGCGTGTCGAACGAAGACGTGATGCGCAACATTGAAGGTGTTCTCGAGCAAGTGCTGTCAGCACTTGCGGAGATGCCCCACCCCAACCCCTCCCCTGAAGGGGAGGGGCTCGAGCAAGAGCCTGAACATGCTGAAAATTGA
- the sufC gene encoding Fe-S cluster assembly ATPase SufC, producing MLKIENLHAEIDGKEILKGLSLTVNAGEVHAIMGPNGAGKSTLGYVLGGRPGYEVTAGSVLFQPNPVLAERVEARVENAASGTRPSTSSARTEEEWVDLLELAPHERAAAGLFLGFQYPVEIPGVSNVQFLREALNAQRKRRGEPPLSGAEFLKVARAQAAAIGMDAEMLKRPVNVGFSGGEKKRNEMVQMGILAPKFAILDETDSGLDIDALRAVGDGINRIMRAPDKAVLLITHYQRLLDYVKPDVVHVLAGGRIVKTGGPELALELEAAGYAEVTA from the coding sequence ATGCTGAAAATTGAAAACCTCCACGCCGAAATCGACGGCAAGGAAATCCTCAAAGGCCTTTCGCTGACGGTGAATGCCGGCGAGGTCCACGCCATCATGGGTCCGAACGGCGCGGGCAAGTCGACGCTTGGCTATGTGCTCGGCGGCCGGCCCGGCTATGAGGTGACAGCGGGGTCCGTCCTGTTCCAACCCAACCCCGTTCTTGCTGAGCGTGTCGAAGCACGGGTCGAGAACGCAGCATCCGGTACACGCCCTTCGACAAGCTCAGCACGAACGGAGGAAGAGTGGGTCGATCTGCTCGAACTCGCACCGCACGAGCGTGCCGCCGCCGGGCTGTTCCTCGGCTTCCAATATCCGGTCGAGATCCCCGGGGTGTCGAACGTTCAGTTCCTGCGCGAAGCCCTGAACGCCCAGCGCAAGAGGCGGGGCGAGCCGCCGCTTTCGGGCGCGGAGTTCCTCAAGGTCGCGCGCGCGCAAGCGGCGGCGATCGGGATGGATGCCGAGATGCTCAAGCGCCCGGTCAACGTCGGCTTCTCGGGCGGCGAGAAGAAGCGCAACGAGATGGTGCAGATGGGCATCCTCGCGCCGAAGTTCGCGATCCTCGACGAAACCGATTCGGGCCTCGACATCGATGCGCTGCGCGCGGTCGGCGACGGCATCAACCGGATCATGCGCGCGCCCGACAAAGCGGTGCTGCTGATCACGCATTACCAGCGGCTGCTCGATTACGTGAAGCCCGATGTGGTGCATGTGCTGGCCGGTGGCCGGATCGTGAAGACCGGTGGACCGGAACTGGCGCTGGAGCTGGAAGCGGCGGGTTACGCCGAGGTGACGGCATGA
- a CDS encoding SufD family Fe-S cluster assembly protein — MSALPTRRDEAWRYSDLEAVASVWPLPAPEVIEVAAGESITRVIVQDAPTDGVAIHDVHVILHPRATATFHVLNTGGKLGRVAIDVTCHEGSHFELGAAMLGAGDQTLEIVTTLNHIEPNATSNQMVRSVLGGRATGSYLGKVAVARDAQKTDASQSIKAMLLTRTATANAKPELEIFADDVKCAHGATVGELDKTGLFYLESRGLPPAEAKALLLRAFIGSVFDGIADDGQREAVEAAAQAALERML, encoded by the coding sequence TTGAGCGCCCTCCCCACGCGCCGCGACGAGGCCTGGCGCTACTCCGATCTGGAGGCGGTTGCCTCGGTGTGGCCGCTGCCGGCGCCTGAAGTGATCGAGGTCGCCGCCGGTGAAAGCATCACCCGCGTCATCGTGCAGGATGCGCCGACCGATGGCGTCGCGATCCACGACGTGCACGTGATCCTGCACCCGCGCGCGACCGCGACCTTCCATGTCCTCAACACCGGCGGCAAGCTCGGTCGGGTCGCGATCGACGTGACCTGTCACGAGGGTTCGCATTTCGAACTCGGCGCGGCGATGCTCGGTGCTGGGGACCAGACGCTCGAGATCGTCACCACGCTCAACCATATCGAGCCGAACGCGACCTCGAACCAGATGGTGCGCTCGGTACTGGGTGGCCGTGCGACCGGCAGCTATCTCGGCAAGGTCGCGGTCGCGCGCGATGCGCAGAAAACCGATGCGAGCCAATCGATCAAGGCGATGCTGCTCACCCGCACCGCGACCGCAAACGCCAAGCCCGAGCTGGAAATCTTCGCCGACGACGTGAAGTGCGCGCATGGCGCGACGGTGGGCGAACTCGACAAGACCGGGCTGTTCTATCTGGAGAGCCGCGGCCTGCCGCCCGCCGAAGCCAAGGCGCTGCTGCTGCGGGCGTTCATCGGATCGGTGTTCGACGGCATCGCGGACGACGGCCAGCGCGAGGCGGTCGAAGCGGCGGCACAGGCCGCATTGGAGCGGATGCTGTGA
- a CDS encoding cysteine desulfurase — MTVLASPRPLDVVADFPAIPDGWAYLDTAATAQKPQGVIDAIARGYDTTYATVHRGVYQRSADMTLAYEAARRRVAGFIGAAENEIVFVRGATEGINLVATCWAREQLKPGDRILLSMLEHHSNIVPWQMAAEKVGAAIDVVPLTHDHRIDLDAMAAMIRPEHKLVALAHVSNVLGSVLDAKRATEIAHSGGAKILIDGCQAVPRLPVNVAEIGCDFYVFSGHKLYGPTGIGVLWGRAALLEAMPPYQGGGSMIDRVTFERTTYAPPPTRFEAGTPHIVGALGLQAAIDYVEGIGLEAIHAHETALVRQTRDALHGINSVTLYGPEDAAGIVSFSIEGVHPHDIGTILDESRVAIRAGHHCAQPLMETLGVPATARASFGVYNGPQDIEALVRGIERVTRIFG; from the coding sequence ATGACTGTCCTCGCCTCCCCTCGCCCGCTCGATGTGGTCGCCGATTTCCCGGCGATCCCCGACGGCTGGGCCTATCTCGACACCGCCGCGACCGCGCAGAAGCCGCAGGGCGTGATCGACGCCATCGCGCGCGGTTACGACACCACCTACGCCACCGTGCATCGCGGCGTGTATCAGCGCAGCGCCGACATGACGCTCGCCTATGAAGCCGCGCGCCGCCGCGTCGCCGGCTTCATCGGGGCCGCGGAAAACGAGATCGTGTTCGTGCGCGGCGCGACCGAGGGGATCAATCTCGTCGCGACCTGCTGGGCGCGCGAGCAGCTCAAGCCGGGGGACCGCATCCTGCTGTCGATGCTCGAACATCACAGCAATATCGTGCCGTGGCAGATGGCCGCCGAAAAGGTCGGCGCCGCGATCGACGTGGTGCCGCTCACGCACGATCATCGCATCGATCTCGATGCGATGGCGGCGATGATCCGTCCCGAGCACAAGCTGGTCGCGCTCGCGCATGTTTCGAACGTGCTCGGGTCGGTGCTCGATGCCAAGCGCGCGACCGAGATCGCGCATTCGGGCGGCGCGAAGATCCTGATCGACGGCTGTCAGGCAGTGCCGCGCCTGCCGGTGAACGTCGCCGAGATCGGCTGCGACTTCTACGTTTTCTCGGGCCACAAACTTTACGGCCCGACCGGGATCGGCGTGCTGTGGGGCCGGGCCGCGCTGCTGGAGGCGATGCCGCCGTATCAGGGCGGCGGCTCAATGATCGACCGGGTGACGTTCGAACGCACCACCTACGCGCCGCCGCCAACCCGGTTCGAAGCGGGCACGCCGCACATCGTCGGTGCGCTCGGGCTGCAGGCCGCGATCGACTATGTCGAAGGCATCGGGCTTGAGGCGATCCACGCGCATGAGACCGCGCTGGTCCGCCAGACGCGGGACGCTTTGCACGGGATCAATTCGGTTACGCTGTACGGGCCTGAAGATGCGGCGGGAATCGTCTCGTTCAGCATCGAGGGGGTGCATCCGCACGACATCGGCACCATCTTGGACGAGAGCCGGGTCGCGATCCGCGCCGGCCATCATTGCGCGCAGCCGCTGATGGAAACGCTCGGCGTGCCGGCGACGGCGCGGGCGAGCTTCGGGGTCTATAACGGGCCGCAGGATATCGAGGCGCTGGTGAGGGGCATCGAGAGAGTTACGAGGATCTTCGGATGA
- a CDS encoding SUF system Fe-S cluster assembly protein — MNEQSRIAVEQVDAVETPPRARVDDVAAEPRQRDYLEGFLSQKPAGDAPGEPGGALYEGVIEALKEIYDPEIPVNIYDLGLIYGVEVTTEGHAVVTMTLTTPNCPVAESMPGEVEMRVGAVPGIGSAEVNLVWDPAWDPQKMSDDAKLELGML, encoded by the coding sequence ATGAACGAGCAGAGCAGAATCGCGGTGGAACAGGTCGATGCGGTCGAAACGCCGCCGCGTGCGCGCGTGGACGATGTCGCGGCCGAACCGCGCCAGCGTGACTATCTCGAAGGCTTCCTGTCGCAGAAACCGGCGGGCGATGCGCCGGGCGAGCCGGGCGGCGCGCTGTACGAAGGCGTGATCGAAGCGCTCAAGGAGATTTACGACCCCGAGATCCCGGTCAACATCTACGATCTCGGCCTCATCTATGGCGTCGAGGTAACGACCGAAGGCCACGCCGTCGTGACGATGACGCTGACGACGCCGAACTGCCCGGTCGCCGAATCAATGCCGGGCGAGGTCGAGATGCGCGTCGGCGCCGTGCCGGGGATCGGATCGGCCGAAGTCAATCTGGTGTGGGATCCCGCGTGGGATCCGCAGAAGATGAGCGACGACGCCAAGCTCGAACTGGGGATGCTATGA
- a CDS encoding HesB/IscA family protein, with product MATRVRPAALNLTESAEARIADLMAKAPDGAIGVKLSTPRRGCSGLAYSVDYVTEAKPFDERIDTPGGTLFVDGGSILYLIGSRMDWVEDDFAAGFVFANPNAKGACGCGESFTV from the coding sequence ATGGCTACGCGCGTGCGCCCGGCGGCGCTCAACCTCACCGAATCCGCCGAAGCGCGGATCGCGGACCTGATGGCGAAGGCGCCTGACGGGGCGATCGGGGTCAAGCTCTCGACACCGCGGCGCGGCTGTTCGGGGCTGGCCTATTCGGTCGATTACGTCACCGAGGCCAAGCCGTTCGACGAACGGATCGACACGCCCGGCGGCACCCTGTTCGTCGACGGCGGATCGATCCTGTATCTGATCGGCAGCCGGATGGACTGGGTCGAAGACGATTTCGCGGCGGGATTCGTGTTCGCGAACCCCAATGCCAAGGGCGCCTGCGGCTGCGGCGAGAGTTTCACGGTGTAA
- a CDS encoding helix-turn-helix domain-containing protein, whose amino-acid sequence MDEIKLAYSVPTEDVAEFVTLFYHFHADLPVFEDTERADHAQIRFRLSARHAEYRMADGSVQDAAEVHVIGPTSGAWKVRAEGPVEVFGMGLTPAGWAAMIGDDASTMMNRAIDATVLFGAARLRDATAALRANPDPASRVAIGEALVRDLVKTGDAGARRFVRQVDGWLAASPSPEMDVLVDLAGLSRRQVERKCKALYGVPPKLLARKYRALRAANAMLATSEPLDDALERGFYDQSHMIREVKQFTGLTPGQIKDEATMLSRMTITQRSALGGLVSPLISGT is encoded by the coding sequence ATGGACGAAATCAAGCTGGCCTATTCGGTTCCGACCGAGGACGTTGCCGAGTTCGTGACGTTGTTCTACCACTTTCACGCCGATCTGCCGGTGTTCGAGGATACCGAACGCGCCGACCATGCGCAGATCCGCTTCCGACTTAGCGCGCGCCACGCCGAATATCGCATGGCTGATGGCAGCGTGCAGGACGCGGCCGAAGTCCATGTCATCGGCCCGACCAGCGGCGCTTGGAAGGTGCGTGCCGAAGGGCCGGTGGAGGTGTTCGGCATGGGGCTGACCCCGGCGGGCTGGGCGGCGATGATCGGCGACGATGCCTCGACGATGATGAACCGCGCGATCGACGCGACCGTGCTGTTCGGCGCGGCACGCCTGCGCGATGCCACGGCGGCGCTGCGCGCGAACCCCGATCCGGCGTCACGCGTCGCGATCGGTGAGGCTCTGGTACGCGATCTCGTCAAGACTGGGGATGCCGGCGCGCGGCGCTTCGTGCGGCAGGTCGATGGCTGGCTGGCGGCAAGTCCTTCGCCCGAAATGGACGTTCTCGTCGATCTTGCCGGGTTGTCGCGCCGTCAGGTCGAGCGCAAATGCAAGGCGCTGTACGGCGTCCCGCCCAAGCTGCTCGCGCGCAAATACCGCGCCTTGCGCGCCGCAAACGCGATGCTCGCCACCAGCGAGCCGCTCGACGACGCCCTCGAACGCGGCTTTTACGATCAGTCGCACATGATCCGTGAGGTCAAGCAGTTCACCGGTCTGACACCGGGGCAGATCAAGGACGAGGCGACGATGCTCTCGCGCATGACGATCACCCAGCGCTCGGCGCTTGGCGGTCTGGTCAGCCCGCTCATCAGCGGTACGTGA
- a CDS encoding quinone-dependent dihydroorotate dehydrogenase translates to MIFSAVRPLLFALDGERAHGLTIDALAAWGSLGAPFGGTVRDPRLATRVAGLDFATPLGLAAGVDKDGHAIDGFFGLGFGSVEIGTLTPLPQPGNPRPRLFRLVEDKAVVNRMGFNNGGIDAALPRAARAKRAGVLGINVGANKDATDRVADYVHGVSRAAAVADYITINISSPNTPGLRDLQHGSALAELLAAADEARRGPGKQPPLFLKVAPDLDLPAIDAIARAAIEHRIDALIVNNTTIERPFGLTSASKDEAGGLSGAPLAPLARTRLADFRKATGGALPLISAGGIGTGAEAYRRILAGASLVQLYSALVYEGPGLPRRLNRELSAVLARDGYANVADAVGKG, encoded by the coding sequence ATGATCTTTTCCGCAGTTCGCCCCCTGCTCTTCGCGCTCGATGGCGAGCGCGCCCACGGGCTGACGATCGACGCGCTCGCCGCTTGGGGTTCGCTCGGCGCGCCGTTCGGCGGGACGGTGCGCGATCCCCGGCTGGCGACTCGTGTCGCGGGGCTGGACTTCGCGACGCCGCTCGGGCTGGCGGCCGGGGTCGACAAGGACGGTCACGCGATCGACGGCTTTTTCGGACTGGGTTTCGGCAGCGTCGAGATCGGTACGCTGACGCCGCTGCCACAGCCGGGCAACCCGCGCCCGCGCCTGTTCCGGCTGGTCGAGGACAAAGCCGTCGTCAACCGTATGGGGTTCAACAACGGCGGCATCGACGCCGCGCTGCCGCGCGCCGCGCGGGCGAAGCGCGCGGGCGTGCTCGGCATCAATGTCGGTGCCAACAAGGACGCGACGGATCGCGTCGCCGACTATGTCCACGGCGTTTCGCGCGCGGCGGCGGTGGCGGATTACATCACGATCAACATCAGTTCGCCCAACACGCCCGGCCTGCGCGATCTCCAGCACGGCAGCGCACTCGCCGAACTGCTCGCCGCCGCCGACGAGGCGCGCCGGGGGCCGGGCAAGCAGCCGCCGCTGTTCCTCAAGGTCGCGCCCGATCTCGACTTGCCCGCGATCGACGCGATCGCGCGTGCCGCGATCGAACACCGGATCGACGCGCTGATCGTCAACAACACCACGATAGAGCGTCCGTTCGGCCTCACCTCCGCCTCGAAGGACGAAGCGGGCGGCCTGTCGGGCGCGCCGCTCGCGCCGCTCGCGCGCACCCGGCTCGCCGATTTCCGCAAGGCCACCGGCGGCGCGCTGCCGCTGATCTCGGCGGGCGGAATCGGCACGGGTGCGGAGGCCTATCGCCGCATTCTCGCCGGCGCCAGTCTGGTGCAGCTCTACAGCGCGCTTGTGTATGAGGGGCCGGGCCTACCGCGTCGCCTCAACCGGGAGTTGTCGGCGGTGCTCGCGCGCGATGGTTATGCCAATGTCGCGGATGCGGTCGGAAAAGGCTGA
- the ggt gene encoding gamma-glutamyltransferase, with translation MQKILVALALTLLPVPLAAKAPAQSPPQGIVSAADPRAAAAGADILKQGGTATDAAIATMLVLNVVEPQNSGIGGGSFMVYHDAKSGKTITLDGRETAPHAADAKWFYGDDGKPLSFRDAYPGGRSAGVPGNLRMMALAHQRYGKLPWAKLFAPAIAYARDGFVVSPRMHNGLELYGRHVEAWGRAHLFTPDGHAVAVGSVFKNPEQAALFDSIARHGADSFYTGPMAQKIVAAVNGAERNRSKMTIGDLATYDVKDRPSICGTYRRYKICGMGPPSSGGISVLMILKQLERFDMAKLGRASPVAWHLFAESSRLAYADRDMYVGDPDYVQVPIAGLLDAKYIAARSALISPERSLATIEPGLPAGAPKRIRAPLSEVPGTSDLAAADASGNVIQVTTTIDGYFGSGISVDGVWLNNELTDFDIVPEKDGYLVANRVEGGKRPRSSMSPTIVYGPDGKVRLAIGAAGGSTIIAQVAKAIVGVVDWKLSAQEAIAMGLIYAPGKSAVVEAGTELTAMVPALQALGEDAKVGPLGLKANAVERIGTTWIGAADPRSEGVAVSADGSVTKIARRTNELNGAHE, from the coding sequence ATGCAAAAAATCCTGGTCGCGCTCGCCCTCACCCTCCTCCCCGTCCCGCTCGCCGCCAAGGCGCCAGCGCAAAGCCCGCCACAGGGTATCGTCTCCGCCGCCGATCCGCGCGCCGCGGCGGCGGGGGCCGATATCCTAAAGCAAGGCGGCACCGCCACCGACGCGGCAATCGCGACGATGCTCGTGCTCAACGTGGTCGAACCGCAGAACTCCGGGATCGGCGGCGGCAGCTTCATGGTCTATCACGACGCCAAGAGCGGCAAGACGATCACGCTCGACGGGCGCGAGACCGCCCCCCATGCCGCCGATGCGAAATGGTTCTACGGCGACGACGGCAAACCGCTGAGCTTCCGCGACGCCTATCCGGGTGGGCGCAGCGCCGGTGTGCCGGGCAATCTGCGGATGATGGCGCTGGCGCATCAGCGCTACGGCAAATTGCCCTGGGCCAAGCTGTTCGCGCCGGCAATCGCCTATGCGCGCGATGGCTTCGTGGTGTCCCCGCGCATGCACAATGGTCTCGAACTCTATGGCCGACATGTCGAGGCATGGGGCCGCGCGCACCTGTTCACGCCCGACGGCCATGCCGTCGCGGTCGGTTCGGTGTTCAAGAACCCCGAACAGGCGGCGCTGTTCGACAGCATCGCGCGGCACGGCGCCGACAGCTTTTATACCGGGCCGATGGCGCAAAAGATCGTCGCCGCGGTCAACGGTGCGGAGCGCAACCGCTCGAAGATGACGATCGGCGATCTCGCCACCTATGACGTCAAGGATCGCCCCTCGATCTGTGGTACGTATCGTCGCTACAAGATCTGCGGGATGGGGCCGCCCTCGTCGGGCGGCATTTCGGTGCTGATGATCCTCAAGCAGCTCGAACGCTTCGACATGGCGAAGCTCGGGCGCGCGTCGCCGGTCGCGTGGCATCTGTTCGCGGAAAGCTCGCGGCTCGCCTATGCCGATCGCGACATGTACGTCGGTGATCCCGATTATGTGCAGGTGCCGATCGCGGGGCTGCTCGATGCCAAATACATCGCCGCGCGCTCGGCGTTGATTTCGCCCGAGCGTAGCCTCGCCACGATCGAACCCGGCCTTCCCGCCGGCGCGCCCAAGCGAATCCGTGCGCCGCTGAGCGAAGTCCCCGGCACCAGTGATCTCGCCGCCGCCGATGCGAGCGGCAACGTCATTCAGGTGACGACCACAATCGACGGCTATTTCGGCTCCGGGATTTCGGTCGATGGCGTGTGGCTCAACAACGAACTGACCGATTTCGACATCGTGCCCGAGAAGGACGGCTATCTCGTCGCCAACCGGGTCGAGGGCGGCAAGCGGCCGCGCAGCTCGATGTCGCCGACGATCGTCTACGGACCGGACGGCAAGGTGCGGTTGGCGATCGGCGCAGCGGGCGGGTCGACGATCATCGCGCAGGTGGCGAAGGCGATCGTCGGCGTCGTTGACTGGAAGCTGTCCGCGCAGGAGGCGATCGCGATGGGGCTGATTTACGCGCCCGGCAAGAGCGCGGTGGTCGAGGCAGGCACCGAACTGACGGCGATGGTGCCCGCGTTGCAGGCGCTCGGCGAGGATGCCAAAGTCGGGCCGCTCGGCCTCAAGGCCAACGCGGTCGAGCGCATCGGCACGACCTGGATCGGCGCGGCCGATCCGCGCAGCGAGGGCGTCGCGGTCTCGGCGGACGGCAGCGTGACCAAGATCGCGCGGCGCACCAACGAGTTGAATGGCGCGCATGAATAA